Below is a genomic region from Triticum dicoccoides isolate Atlit2015 ecotype Zavitan chromosome 5A, WEW_v2.0, whole genome shotgun sequence.
actatctgcgccccttcatcaattggataggtatagcaacagtttgttgcttagacggcggctttagtctgaCTTTTGTAtgattttgtaaggtcttgtgagaataattaataaagtgaccgtatgcatcgcccagatgcagaggccgggggtcatcctccttttctaaaaaaataaaggtcgacccTATGGGATGACAAAAGTACAGGTCCTGCGGTGGCGTCCTGTATATATAATGTAATTAGTGCTAGCTCATTGGTTGTAGTTTCTTAACCTTGACAAGTCTTTGCAGGATATGCAGGCTGATCTGCTGGTACAGTGATGATTTCACCTGCTTTAATTGATATGCATATTTATCTAGTCTGGAACGAGTTGACATAAGAAAGTACACGCGACAAAATAATATTACAGGACACAAACTCACTAAAAAGTAATCACTCTGCTAGCTGTATATTTCCCCCTTTTTTTCATCAAATCAGTTGGTCCTCACATCTCGTGATGGCATGTGTTGTCGCAGGGGTAGGCGCAGTCGATGGCCCTCACTTCAGCCCGGCCGAAGTACCAGTCACCCACAGATTTCCAGATCGCCTGTGCACGCACGCAAGAACAACACAAAAACATGAGGTGAAGCGATGATGATGAAACTTCAAAATTCAAGTCATGGCTAATAGGTACCTTGTTTTGAATAGAAGGAGAGCCATATGCATTCCAAGTGGCCAGGTACTCGGACTGGTCGTGAGTGAAGCACGAGTTTATGAAGAACCCGTTCCTCCTGGAACGGGAGACGCCTAGCACGGTGCCCACCATCTGGTCCCTGAAAGCTGCACTCATAGGTATAGATTGATACTCAGAATTCGAATCATCGTTTGTTTTGTACGTTGCTAAATTAATCCATGTATATGTATATGCCTGCATACCTTGCAAGAAGTTCATTTGGAATGCGTTGCAGGCTAAACGACTGGACTTGCAGGCTCGCCAGGCGCGGCCGGGGTCGGCTCCGTCCGGGGCCAGGCTTTCCCGAATCTGAATTGCCTTTGCTATTTTAGTGTCAGTATGGGTGTGTGGACAAACATTGTCAACACAACACACACAACAAAAAGGCCTAGGCTTGGATGATATCAGGTCTATACATAGATAGCTTCCTACCTGCCAGGCATCGTAGGCTGCATTCAGCACGAAGATTGGGGTATTTATGCCGCCGATTACATTCTgcgggaagaagcactgcatgcatgtgcacATGAGCTCTTGATGAGTTCATATTAGAGAATTCAACGCCTAGGATGCATGTGCATGGATACAAATGAAATGAGCGCTATGTATAGTGTATTCACGTTACGCACCGAGGTGGCGTCGAGATGACTGGTGCAACTCCTGGGCAGGTTCTGAGCCACCCCATGCGTGGCTACGACGCCTCCGAAGTAGTATCTCAAGGTATGCCACCCAGCGACGTTGACGCTGCATGCATGTATATGCCGGGTGAACATACAATGATAGACCGATGCACTTCAATATTCACATTGGATGGTAGTAAGTTCTGCATGGATGTGTACTACGTACGCGTCGAGGAAGAATCCTGCGTCGGCGAGGCACTTGACAGTGGTGCCCCGTCCGGCGAAGACGGCGCCGAACTGGTCGCAGTGCAGCACCACCGCCAGGGCCCCGGCCGAGCTTCCCGTCAGCAGCACCTGATCCGCGGAGGACATCCCCATGGCGAGGAGGTGCTGGATGGCGGCGTTCCATATGCGCTGGCCCCGGAAAAAGAGCCCCGAGCCCGCGTCATAGCCTTCGCCGGCGAAAGACGCGCCGTCGCAGTAGCGGATCACCACCTGGTTCCAGCTGTAGAAATCTGATAATGCATGGGGCACACACACACATAGTAAGTTTGACTTAGAATAAACCTAAAACTTcaaatattttgaaacggaggaggGAATATGCACGAACCAGGGTTGTCGAGGGGGCTGGAGCTCAAGATGCCGCCGAAGTAGATCTGCTTGTTCATTAGATTCGATGAGCCGAGGCTGCTCGCCTTGCGGTACAGGCACGACCCCACGCTCTCGCACCATGAGCCTCCCTGCGTGCAGCATGTTGTTCCATCGGTTGATTTGGTGAAATGCATCACATATGCTCAGACACAACATGCATGTCTTTATATATGTAGAGTATGTACCTGTAGGTGGATGATCCAACGGTTCTTCCCTGCACCGGAGCCCGGATCCATGTGGTAAGCCGGCGGCGTCCCATccaagcacactgcacatcatttACATATATGGTGCAGTTACTTATGGATCATACTAGCCACGCGTataatttgtttttcattttataaaTAACGTGTCAATCCAACAGATCGTCCGCCCTTGTTCCGAGAAAATTAGCAGCCTAACAAGAAAATGACCAGGTACGGAAAAAAACAAGAAACTGACCAAGTTATGAAAACATTGTAAACTTAATTACCTATGGCATTTATATAAATTTATCAAAATCATGCAGGGCACAGAAGACATGACACAAGCCGTGGTCACGGATTGTGCCGTTCCAgactcgtaaatctcaagatgatatgccggctcagtccctcagaggtgctcataggcaTAGGGTGTATGTGTACATAGGGGTAAGTGTATGCACATATGTATGAGCGCCTGCGTCTGTTCTAAAAAAATAGTCGTAAGAATCAAGGAAACTATTAGGTTGTTTGGAAGATTGCAAGATCTAATATCATTGAGCAGCATAAGAAATGCCTGATAAGTGTTGAATTTGCAGGATTTCATATAGAATACTGTACAAATTTAAATGATTTGATAGTAGTTTTCTTAGGGAGAATATTGTGGTAGTTAATGTGCAATTAAATGTGAATTTGTAAGGATCCAACAAATTAAACAGTAGTAATCGTGTGCAATTGAACACAAGATATCATTACCTGTGGGGATATTAATGGCACATTGCACGTTCATATTTCGTAGGATATGTGCTAGAGATCTGTTGTGCACGTCTACCCCTTTGGGCGTTTTTATATGGTATATATAGATATAAATAGATAGAGACAGAGTGCAGAAACTGCCTGAACCACTTGAATTTTAATCTGGTGCAATTTTTGCAAATCAAAATGTTGAAAGTAGATTTTCCACGTAAGGTATATGAAAATCGAGAAGGTTGGGTCTGTGGTGCTGGTTTTCACCTGATTTCCTTTTTTTGTAAATAATTGGCTTGgcaatttttgtttatttttttatgcAATGACAGTTCTTGCCACACTTGCTTGAAAAAAGAGTTACAAAATCCGAATATTTGCTGCTTATATGTCTTTCTGTTTGAGGTCACTAGACGTACACGTACGTGTGTTTGAAAAGGAACAGCTAAGACATGCGTGTTCTAGCACTCACCAATCCCTGGGCCAGCAAACATGCATGATATCTAacggacaatcatgacgacatagaATTTCCACCGAGGTCTAAAACCCCTCCAAACCGGTGATGTTTGGACAA
It encodes:
- the LOC119297763 gene encoding pectin acetylesterase 3-like: MEEKIGMTKLWALFLVVFVLLRNAQAAADGNKSRGGMRRLAGAPGVPVPMTLLTSAVAMGAVCLDGTPPAYHMDPGSGAGKNRWIIHLQGGSWCESVGSCLYRKASSLGSSNLMNKQIYFGGILSSSPLDNPDFYSWNQVVIRYCDGASFAGEGYDAGSGLFFRGQRIWNAAIQHLLAMGMSSADQVLLTGSSAGALAVVLHCDQFGAVFAGRGTTVKCLADAGFFLDAVNVAGWHTLRYYFGGVVATHGVAQNLPRSCTSHLDATSCFFPQNVIGGINTPIFVLNAAYDAWQIRESLAPDGADPGRAWRACKSSRLACNAFQMNFLQAFRDQMVGTVLGVSRSRRNGFFINSCFTHDQSEYLATWNAYGSPSIQNKAIWKSVGDWYFGRAEVRAIDCAYPCDNTCHHEM